One region of Candidatus Brocadia sp. genomic DNA includes:
- a CDS encoding twin-arginine translocation pathway signal protein, with amino-acid sequence MQGESGKISRRFLMKVLGGGVTWLGLNKFVPVWAQVSGQAIQPMPGFTGPDVNPYWGAVGPFVVYPQKLPLIQLTDRPVQLETPRHYFLTPFTPNAAFYVRWHLEGIPNAVNLSEWRLFVEGHVEKTLALTMSDIMKRFKSVSIAAVNQCSGNSRSRFQPRVPGAQWGNGAMGNALFTGVRLKDLLDAARVKTGSVQVQFEGLEKGRGLKESVSYRYLKSLSLNDPVIHETIVAYVMNGEPLPMLNGFPVRLVVPGKFSTYWTKALTWIRVLDKPDTNFWMTKTYCIPDTPRGNTTPKDVKEGRVRMVPVGIMPVRSFIITPDGSGKIPLEMPVTVRGIAFSGYGRVVNVEFSDDDGVTWRKAKLGGDYGQYSFRTWEVIWIPKRTGKYILAVRATDEKGNIQTDEGFWNPKGYLWNKIERQEVMVDVSQ; translated from the coding sequence ATGCAAGGAGAATCTGGGAAAATATCACGCAGGTTTCTGATGAAGGTGCTTGGGGGAGGAGTTACCTGGCTAGGTTTAAACAAGTTTGTGCCGGTGTGGGCTCAGGTCTCTGGTCAGGCTATTCAGCCAATGCCTGGTTTCACCGGACCGGATGTTAATCCGTACTGGGGAGCGGTAGGTCCTTTTGTTGTTTACCCTCAAAAGCTCCCCTTGATCCAGCTTACGGACCGTCCTGTCCAACTGGAAACCCCTCGGCATTATTTCCTTACTCCGTTTACCCCCAACGCTGCATTTTACGTGCGATGGCATCTGGAAGGCATTCCGAATGCCGTGAACCTTTCTGAGTGGCGACTTTTTGTGGAAGGGCATGTTGAAAAAACGCTGGCTTTAACCATGTCCGATATCATGAAACGATTCAAATCCGTTTCTATTGCAGCAGTCAACCAGTGCTCCGGCAATAGTCGCAGTCGCTTCCAGCCTCGTGTGCCCGGTGCTCAATGGGGGAATGGGGCGATGGGTAATGCCCTCTTTACGGGAGTGCGCCTCAAGGATTTACTGGATGCCGCAAGGGTTAAGACGGGTTCGGTGCAGGTACAGTTTGAGGGGCTGGAAAAGGGGAGAGGACTGAAGGAGAGTGTTTCGTACAGGTATCTGAAATCTTTGAGTTTGAATGACCCGGTCATCCATGAAACCATTGTGGCTTATGTGATGAATGGCGAGCCGCTTCCCATGTTGAACGGTTTCCCGGTTCGTTTAGTGGTTCCTGGCAAATTCTCGACGTATTGGACCAAGGCCTTAACCTGGATTCGGGTATTGGACAAACCTGACACGAATTTCTGGATGACGAAGACATATTGTATTCCTGATACGCCGCGGGGTAACACTACCCCAAAGGACGTCAAGGAGGGTAGGGTTCGTATGGTTCCTGTCGGTATAATGCCCGTCCGTTCATTTATTATCACACCGGATGGATCGGGTAAAATTCCGTTAGAGATGCCGGTAACTGTGCGCGGCATTGCCTTCAGTGGTTATGGGCGTGTAGTCAATGTGGAGTTTTCTGATGACGATGGTGTTACCTGGAGGAAGGCAAAGCTTGGAGGAGATTATGGACAGTATTCTTTCCGCACATGGGAAGTTATTTGGATTCCAAAACGTACTGGCAAGTACATACTTGCCGTGCGGGCAACTGACGAAAAAGGTAATATCCAAACTGATGAAGGGTTCTGGAATCCAAAAGGTTACCTGTGGAATAAGATTGAACGACAGGAAGTGATGGTGGATGTATCGCAGTAG
- a CDS encoding DUF445 domain-containing protein, which yields MLGEETAWLDFNRVRILRNKSFLTNLISAVVFGVSYVIPEFTGRNALMLASLFALSGALTNWLAIYMLFERIPGLYGSGIIALRFDQFKESIRSLIMENFFTRENFVRVTQNTLPHTIQPELVLDKIDFDKVFRGFVAVIQSSSFGGMFTLFGGEKVIEPMREPFKKEFERQASEILRNIDVASVLQKETDFEIFRAKIASMVDATVNELTPQRVKEIVEEMMRTHLGWLVVWGGVFGALIGFISAVFF from the coding sequence ATGCTTGGTGAAGAGACTGCATGGTTGGACTTTAATAGAGTAAGGATACTGAGGAATAAAAGTTTCCTGACCAATTTAATTTCCGCTGTTGTGTTTGGGGTTTCTTATGTAATTCCTGAATTTACCGGTAGAAATGCACTCATGCTGGCCAGCCTTTTTGCCTTATCGGGTGCTTTGACGAACTGGCTTGCCATATATATGCTCTTTGAAAGGATACCGGGACTTTATGGCTCTGGAATTATTGCCCTGAGGTTTGATCAATTCAAAGAGAGCATTCGTTCTCTTATTATGGAGAACTTTTTTACCAGAGAAAATTTTGTGAGGGTTACCCAAAACACGTTGCCTCACACCATACAGCCAGAGTTGGTGTTGGACAAGATTGATTTTGATAAGGTATTTCGTGGCTTTGTAGCTGTAATTCAAAGCTCCTCTTTCGGCGGCATGTTTACCTTGTTTGGCGGAGAAAAAGTTATTGAACCCATGCGTGAACCTTTTAAGAAGGAATTTGAAAGGCAGGCATCTGAAATTTTGCGGAATATTGACGTAGCCTCTGTCCTGCAGAAAGAGACTGATTTTGAAATATTTAGGGCCAAAATCGCCTCCATGGTGGATGCTACGGTAAACGAACTTACACCGCAACGGGTGAAGGAAATCGTTGAGGAAATGATGCGTACACACCTGGGCTGGCTGGTTGTCTGGGGAGGGGTTTTTGGCGCATTGATCGGTTTTATAAGCGCTGTATTTTTTTAA
- a CDS encoding serine protease translates to MKMQRWFLIHWIVFIFCVAIPSLTFSQEDLSGVVKYIQSSIVVVLPYDKNGKLLNRGNGFFINRDGDVVTNIHVLQGAASAQIKTAYGRVYTIIGVLDQDKEGDLIRVSVDISPRVVHPLILSTSLPDTGEQVIVIGSPPGPEQKISGGIVSGVSEVPTFGTIMKITSPLSSERSCNPVLNMRGEIIGLVTFQSTEGQNLNFAIHTNRVEKLLRDKDITHNEWVEGEPNEWFSSAEGLCNRGIFYIAGEDYRNAISCFENVIRKNPRYAASHFFLGYCKDALERYPEAIEAYRQAVRIDPYFVEAHANLGAAYERLEHYEEAAESYKQVTRIQPENAEALYKLGRLYCILGRHMEAAKALNQAILIKPDLVTVYSSLGLAYFNLGNYPEAIESYKQAINTKPDDTNAHSMLGAVYEKQGRYSDAADAFRRVIAIKPDDANAHFMLGTAYEKLGRYTDAIDAYKQAISIQPDNTQAYCDLGAVYDNLGHFTDAVDAYKQAILIKPDDAKAHHMLGMSYFKLKQYSKAIKAYKRVISIKPDNATAYYDLALAHGINRHYQEEMEAYKQAIRIKPDFAEAHLGLGIVYLNHGDKEQALEEYKILKDLDRDAASGLFNLIFK, encoded by the coding sequence ATGAAGATGCAACGGTGGTTTTTGATTCACTGGATTGTCTTTATTTTTTGTGTTGCGATCCCGTCCTTAACGTTTTCACAAGAAGATTTATCAGGCGTTGTCAAATATATTCAGTCATCTATTGTGGTTGTCTTACCATATGATAAAAATGGTAAACTTCTCAACAGGGGAAATGGTTTTTTTATCAACAGGGATGGCGATGTTGTTACCAATATCCATGTGCTTCAGGGTGCAGCCAGCGCCCAAATAAAGACGGCATATGGAAGGGTATACACAATTATTGGGGTTTTGGATCAGGACAAAGAAGGAGATCTTATCCGTGTGTCGGTTGATATTTCTCCCAGAGTGGTACATCCTTTGATCTTAAGCACCTCTCTTCCTGATACAGGTGAACAGGTCATCGTAATCGGTAGCCCACCAGGTCCTGAGCAAAAGATCTCTGGTGGTATAGTCTCCGGGGTTAGTGAGGTTCCAACATTTGGAACGATTATGAAAATTACCTCACCATTGTCTTCAGAACGTAGTTGCAACCCAGTACTGAATATGCGGGGTGAAATCATTGGGCTTGTGACCTTTCAAAGCACTGAAGGTCAAAACCTGAATTTCGCAATTCATACTAATCGGGTGGAAAAGCTTCTCCGGGATAAGGATATAACCCATAACGAATGGGTTGAAGGAGAACCAAACGAATGGTTTTCCAGTGCTGAAGGGCTTTGCAACCGCGGAATTTTTTATATCGCAGGAGAAGACTATCGGAATGCAATATCCTGTTTTGAAAATGTTATTAGGAAAAATCCACGATATGCCGCTTCTCATTTCTTCCTCGGATATTGCAAAGATGCACTCGAACGGTATCCGGAAGCGATCGAAGCATACAGGCAAGCAGTCAGGATCGATCCTTATTTTGTCGAAGCACACGCAAATTTGGGCGCAGCTTATGAGAGGCTGGAGCACTACGAGGAAGCAGCCGAGTCTTACAAGCAGGTTACACGCATCCAGCCTGAAAATGCCGAAGCACTCTATAAACTGGGCAGGCTTTACTGCATACTTGGACGTCACATGGAAGCAGCCAAAGCCCTCAACCAGGCAATCCTTATTAAGCCTGACCTTGTCACAGTATACTCCAGTCTTGGCCTGGCTTATTTCAATCTCGGAAATTATCCGGAGGCAATCGAGTCTTACAAACAGGCGATCAACACCAAACCTGATGATACCAATGCGCATTCCATGTTGGGTGCAGTTTATGAAAAGCAAGGACGTTACTCTGATGCAGCTGACGCATTCAGGAGAGTAATCGCTATCAAGCCTGATGATGCCAATGCACACTTCATGCTTGGCACAGCTTATGAAAAGTTAGGACGTTACACGGATGCGATTGATGCCTACAAACAGGCAATCAGTATCCAGCCCGATAATACCCAGGCATACTGTGATCTGGGCGCTGTGTATGATAACCTCGGACATTTCACAGATGCAGTCGATGCCTATAAACAGGCAATCCTCATAAAACCTGATGATGCCAAAGCGCATCACATGCTGGGCATGTCCTACTTCAAGCTCAAACAATACTCGAAAGCGATCAAAGCTTACAAGCGGGTAATCAGTATCAAGCCTGATAATGCCACTGCTTACTACGATTTAGCCCTTGCTCATGGCATCAACAGACATTACCAGGAAGAGATGGAAGCTTATAAACAGGCAATCCGCATAAAACCGGATTTTGCAGAGGCACATCTCGGTTTGGGCATAGTTTACTTGAACCATGGTGATAAGGAACAGGCACTGGAAGAATATAAAATTCTTAAAGACCTTGACAGGGATGCAGCCAGCGGGTTGTTTAATCTGATCTTCAAATAA